The Deinococcota bacterium genome includes a window with the following:
- the rapZ gene encoding RNase adapter RapZ → MTKPNPAASEAAASEAATSRFVVITGLSGAGKTTGLHALEDLGYFTVDNLPPSLWLMLQAETGGHKQARVAVGIDIRTREHLSAAEGTLERLRARGLEPEIVFLDAQNEVLVQRYNLTRRTHPLGQRALSTDIATEREVLGPLRAVADTVLDTSQWSERRLRDELWARFGDSRSFRLRLMSFGFKRGVPIDADNVIDLRALPNPYYDLALRPLDGRDPRVQAYVFTPAGLAFYSRLRDFVGLLTREAAASGRSSYTVAVGCTGGQHRSVTIAERLMHDLADEFEVRAEHRDVDEALGEHGPAGKPRD, encoded by the coding sequence GTGACCAAACCGAACCCAGCAGCAAGTGAGGCGGCGGCAAGTGAGGCGGCCACCAGCCGCTTCGTCGTCATCACCGGTCTCTCGGGCGCCGGCAAGACCACCGGGCTGCACGCGCTCGAGGACCTCGGCTACTTCACCGTCGACAACCTGCCGCCGTCGCTGTGGCTGATGCTCCAGGCGGAGACCGGCGGGCACAAGCAGGCCCGGGTGGCGGTGGGCATCGACATCCGCACCCGCGAGCACCTGAGCGCGGCGGAAGGGACCCTGGAGAGGCTGCGCGCCCGCGGGCTCGAGCCCGAGATCGTCTTTCTGGACGCTCAGAACGAGGTGCTGGTGCAGCGCTACAACCTGACGCGCCGCACCCACCCGCTCGGTCAGAGGGCGCTGTCGACCGACATCGCCACCGAGCGCGAGGTGCTCGGTCCGCTGCGCGCGGTGGCCGACACCGTGCTCGACACCTCGCAGTGGTCGGAGCGGCGACTCCGCGACGAGCTGTGGGCGCGCTTCGGCGACAGCCGCTCGTTTCGGCTGCGGCTCATGTCGTTTGGCTTCAAGCGCGGTGTGCCTATCGACGCCGACAACGTCATCGACCTGCGCGCGCTGCCCAATCCCTACTACGACCTCGCGCTGCGCCCGCTCGACGGCCGCGACCCCAGGGTCCAGGCCTACGTCTTTACCCCGGCCGGGCTCGCCTTTTACAGCCGGCTGCGCGACTTCGTCGGGCTCTTGACGCGCGAGGCGGCCGCCTCGGGGCGCTCGAGCTATACCGTGGCGGTGGGCTGCACCGGCGGCCAGCACCGCTCGGTGACCATCGCCGAGCGGCTCATGCACGACCTCGCCGACGAGTTCGAGGTCCGCGCCGAACACCGCGACGTCGACGAGGCGCTAGGGGAACACGGCCCGGCCGGGAAGCCGCGTGACTAG
- the yvcK gene encoding uridine diphosphate-N-acetylglucosamine-binding protein YvcK, translating to MASLGQVRMWLTPGMRVKRFILVAVLGAVLALAGVVGFFLWLGQEERQLIAEPIEALLVSEPWRLWGGWVSLLVVLFGLTLAANAVVWLNRSLLSNWMAKPRDAAAILHRRLSLSRGPRVVALGGGSGLSNLLRGLKLYSANITAVVTASDDGGSSGRLRTAFGMPAPGDLNDCLAALSDSESQVSRLLEYRFTRGDDLKGHTFGNIFITTLTEVEGDFAEAIRALNRLLNISGAVYPVSAEPIHLYFTKRSGAVVNGESRVRELPGAVKGVTIEPKTAALVPEVARAVARAHLIVLGPGSLFTSTIPPLLVPGCREAILNSSAKVVYVCNVMTEAGETDDFSAWDHVEVLRAYLGRYPDLVILNSSDIGEERLRRYQAEGAGVVAFDRARFEAAGVEVVSLAIVGAGLFAQHDSARLARWLIDYSKHSLKMWWQERP from the coding sequence GTGGCTAGCCTGGGTCAGGTGCGGATGTGGCTGACGCCGGGCATGCGCGTCAAGCGCTTTATCCTGGTGGCGGTCCTGGGCGCCGTGCTGGCCCTCGCCGGGGTGGTGGGCTTTTTTCTGTGGCTCGGCCAGGAGGAGCGGCAGCTCATCGCCGAGCCCATCGAGGCGCTCCTGGTGAGCGAGCCGTGGCGGCTCTGGGGCGGCTGGGTCTCACTCCTCGTCGTCCTCTTCGGCCTCACCCTGGCCGCCAACGCGGTGGTGTGGCTGAACCGCTCGCTGCTGTCCAACTGGATGGCCAAGCCGCGCGACGCGGCGGCTATCTTGCACCGCCGGCTGTCGCTCTCCAGGGGTCCGCGCGTCGTCGCCCTGGGCGGCGGCAGTGGCCTCTCCAACCTGCTCCGCGGCCTCAAACTCTACTCCGCGAACATCACCGCCGTCGTCACCGCCAGCGACGACGGCGGCTCCTCGGGGCGCCTCCGGACCGCCTTCGGCATGCCCGCGCCGGGCGACCTGAACGACTGCTTGGCGGCGCTTTCGGACAGCGAGTCGCAGGTGAGCCGCCTGCTCGAGTACCGCTTCACCCGCGGCGACGACCTAAAGGGCCACACTTTCGGCAACATCTTCATCACCACCCTGACCGAGGTCGAAGGCGACTTCGCCGAGGCGATCCGCGCGCTCAACAGGCTGCTCAACATCTCCGGCGCCGTCTATCCGGTGAGCGCCGAGCCCATCCACCTCTACTTCACCAAGCGCTCGGGCGCGGTAGTGAACGGCGAGAGCCGGGTGCGCGAGCTGCCGGGCGCGGTCAAGGGCGTCACCATCGAGCCCAAGACAGCCGCGCTGGTGCCCGAGGTGGCCCGGGCCGTAGCCCGCGCCCACCTCATCGTCCTGGGGCCGGGCAGTCTCTTTACCAGCACCATCCCTCCGCTCCTGGTGCCCGGCTGCCGCGAGGCCATCTTGAACAGCAGCGCGAAGGTCGTCTACGTCTGCAACGTCATGACCGAGGCCGGCGAGACCGACGACTTCAGCGCCTGGGACCACGTCGAGGTTTTGAGAGCCTATCTGGGCCGCTACCCCGACCTGGTGATCTTAAACAGCAGCGACATCGGCGAGGAACGCCTGCGCCGCTACCAGGCCGAGGGCGCCGGGGTAGTCGCTTTCGACCGGGCGCGCTTCGAGGCGGCGGGCGTCGAGGTGGTCAGCCTGGCGATCGTCGGCGCGGGCCTCTTCGCCCAGCACGACTCGGCGAGGCTGGCGCGGTGGCTTATCGACTACTCAAAACACAGCCTTAAAATGTGGTGGCAGGAGCGTCCATGA
- a CDS encoding SPOR domain-containing protein translates to MRVLLFVFSLVIGLASAERYGVQVAAFQDDAQALALVAALERQGFAAYREGTSREESRTADRQYSRVRVGCFTDAAGAEDLAALLRRGVAAEAVVVALEHAAPVPCLERELGFRAPEGWGLAASTAGAAVFWVQLGARRGFVLFDGAGWQVVQAEAVDRAEGGILVTQPGGAQEELPLPSAGGSASFEGFSERPGTPERVVARGPGGELTLSSGRLLWWSPQAAVVQNGELIVSIRVQEPR, encoded by the coding sequence GTGCGGGTTTTGCTCTTCGTCTTCAGCCTCGTCATCGGCCTCGCCTCGGCTGAACGCTACGGCGTGCAAGTGGCGGCGTTTCAGGACGACGCTCAAGCCCTGGCGCTCGTCGCAGCGCTCGAGCGCCAAGGCTTTGCCGCCTACCGCGAAGGGACCAGCCGCGAAGAGAGCAGGACAGCCGACCGACAGTACAGCCGCGTGCGCGTCGGTTGCTTTACGGACGCCGCCGGGGCCGAAGACCTGGCGGCGCTGCTCCGCCGCGGCGTGGCGGCGGAGGCCGTGGTGGTCGCCCTCGAGCACGCGGCGCCGGTGCCCTGCCTCGAGCGCGAGCTGGGCTTTAGAGCGCCGGAAGGCTGGGGCCTTGCCGCCAGCACGGCAGGCGCCGCGGTCTTTTGGGTGCAGCTCGGCGCCAGGCGCGGCTTCGTGCTGTTCGACGGCGCGGGCTGGCAGGTGGTACAGGCCGAAGCCGTCGACCGGGCGGAAGGCGGCATCCTGGTCACCCAGCCCGGCGGAGCGCAAGAGGAGCTTCCCTTGCCCTCCGCCGGCGGTTCCGCCTCTTTTGAGGGGTTCAGCGAACGCCCGGGGACTCCCGAGCGCGTCGTCGCGCGAGGGCCGGGCGGCGAGCTGACCCTCTCGAGCGGCCGGTTGCTGTGGTGGTCGCCGCAGGCAGCGGTCGTGCAGAACGGCGAGCTGATCGTTTCTATTCGTGTGCAGGAGCCACGGTGA